The proteins below come from a single candidate division KSB1 bacterium genomic window:
- a CDS encoding response regulator, with protein MNMPEHRVLIVDDEEDLTWSITKSLKRENRISEVNSFNSGSEALEILQNERVDLLVTDLRMPGINGFALIKYIQEKKLNTKIIIMTAYRSEEILNKVLMDDKCSFIEKPFEMSSLKQKIYKILEPVPLKVKNDASRKILHLLDTTTTIDDLRVTLVSGSKKGRLYISKGQIYQAELGYMNGKNALDEMLNWDHCRLEVESPQNP; from the coding sequence ATGAATATGCCTGAACACAGAGTTCTGATTGTAGATGATGAAGAAGATTTAACCTGGAGCATCACCAAGAGCTTAAAAAGGGAAAATCGAATTTCAGAGGTAAATTCTTTCAACTCAGGTAGCGAAGCGTTAGAAATTCTACAAAATGAAAGAGTAGATCTATTGGTCACTGATCTGCGCATGCCGGGAATTAATGGTTTTGCACTTATTAAGTATATTCAAGAAAAGAAATTAAATACAAAAATCATCATTATGACAGCCTATAGATCCGAAGAAATTCTAAATAAAGTTTTAATGGATGATAAGTGTAGTTTCATAGAAAAACCATTTGAGATGAGTAGTTTGAAGCAAAAGATCTATAAAATTCTTGAGCCTGTGCCATTAAAAGTTAAGAACGATGCAAGCAGGAAAATTCTTCATCTTTTAGATACAACAACGACCATCGATGATCTTCGGGTTACTTTGGTCAGTGGGAGTAAGAAGGGTCGTTTATACATTTCCAAAGGGCAGATCTATCAGGCAGAATTAGGATATATGAATGGAAAAAATGCACTCGATGAAATGCTAAATTGGGATCATTGTAGATTAGAAGTTGAATCTCCTCAAAACCCATAA
- a CDS encoding ParA family protein — translation MGEVVSIASQKGGVGKTTTAVNLGAAFAHLNYRTLIIDLDPQGGIASSFGMSRYDIKGGILQLFTENMPIEQTIHSTELSNLDLIPCNVWSDDDEKRKLIGSSAESKLKACLRSIKEDYDYFLIDCPPALGNLTYNGLIASDSIIVPIQCEYYALKALGRFLKLTRTIKEEYNPSLKYRGFLLTMYDSRNNLTKRVVEKVKYTLKGMVFETVIPRNVRLAEVPYYGRPVMLFDQKCKGSQSYMQLAEEMVASNQIQIKKEVA, via the coding sequence ATGGGCGAAGTTGTTTCAATTGCAAGTCAAAAAGGTGGTGTTGGTAAAACCACAACAGCGGTAAATTTGGGTGCTGCATTTGCTCATCTTAATTATAGAACATTAATAATAGATTTGGATCCGCAGGGAGGTATAGCCTCTAGTTTCGGGATGAGTCGCTATGATATAAAGGGTGGAATTCTACAACTATTCACAGAAAATATGCCTATTGAACAAACAATCCATTCTACCGAACTGAGTAATTTAGACTTAATTCCATGCAATGTTTGGTCCGATGACGATGAAAAAAGGAAACTAATCGGATCATCCGCAGAATCAAAACTGAAAGCTTGCTTACGTTCCATTAAAGAGGATTATGATTATTTTCTTATCGACTGTCCCCCAGCTTTGGGGAATCTAACTTATAATGGTTTGATTGCATCGGATTCGATAATTGTTCCAATTCAATGTGAATATTATGCTTTAAAGGCTTTAGGGCGTTTTTTAAAATTAACACGGACAATCAAAGAAGAATATAATCCATCATTGAAGTACCGTGGATTCTTACTAACCATGTATGATTCGAGGAATAATTTAACCAAACGGGTTGTCGAAAAAGTAAAATATACCCTAAAGGGGATGGTGTTTGAAACGGTTATTCCACGAAATGTCAGGCTGGCAGAAGTGCCTTATTATGGCCGGCCCGTTATGCTTTTTGATCAAAAGTGTAAAGGTAGTCAAAGTTATATGCAGTTGGCGGAGGAGATGGTTGCTTCAAATCAAATTCAAATCAAGAAAGAAGTTGCCTAA
- a CDS encoding lytic transglycosylase domain-containing protein, with product MVIRFLRRLTVLVVVAVAVALGISAIGFTLHRIETFHFFTFNNRMEGSIKEIEGSIKVDQQRQNVTIRIISIIDKYNPTMSTELKQVIADLIYKMEVKYDNLNVDLICATITHESARTWDPKVISPVGAMGLMQIMPKTGQFLVEYENLKWTSAEEILNNPIYNVRMGCRYLSMLIDFYGIEGALAAYNGGEKRAAMWLANNKADGILWEETQNYVPAVMKLYRKFQN from the coding sequence ATGGTCATACGATTTCTTAGACGTCTCACGGTTTTGGTCGTGGTGGCGGTAGCGGTGGCGTTGGGAATCAGTGCAATTGGGTTCACTTTACACCGAATTGAAACATTTCATTTTTTTACGTTTAACAACAGAATGGAGGGTTCAATAAAAGAAATTGAAGGCTCTATAAAAGTAGATCAACAACGACAAAATGTAACAATTAGAATTATTAGTATCATTGATAAATATAATCCTACTATGTCAACTGAGTTAAAGCAAGTAATAGCAGATTTGATTTATAAAATGGAAGTTAAATATGATAATCTGAACGTAGATCTAATCTGTGCAACAATTACGCATGAAAGTGCCCGGACATGGGATCCAAAAGTTATTTCACCGGTAGGTGCGATGGGTTTAATGCAAATAATGCCTAAGACCGGCCAATTTCTAGTTGAATATGAAAATTTAAAATGGACTTCAGCAGAAGAGATTCTCAATAATCCAATTTATAATGTTCGTATGGGATGTCGATATCTTTCGATGTTAATTGATTTTTATGGCATCGAAGGAGCTCTAGCTGCTTATAATGGTGGAGAAAAACGAGCTGCAATGTGGCTTGCTAACAATAAAGCTGATGGGATTTTATGGGAAGAAACTCAGAATTATGTACCTGCTGTAATGAAATTATACCGTAAATTTCAGAATTAG
- the ftsZ gene encoding cell division protein FtsZ, whose product MKEDKKITFQSDTDKELEALLKSHKTVIKVIGTGGAGNNTISRLLEAGIDDVQTYAINTDAQDLLFTNADHKILIGREITSGLGAGSDPKVGEDSAVENENEIKAIVSDADLVFVTCGLGGGTGTGSAPIIAELAKEAGALTISITTLPFSEEGVMRRNNAEYGLERLKKNSDTLIVIENDKLLEIDPDVSLDEAFRVADDVLVNAVKGITELVTQKGLVNLDFADIRTIMKDGGTALIGMAESESPDRAIDAVEKAVANPLIDLKIDGAKSALLNITGGRDMTIRDAKTAMHTLARKLDKSAKIIWGARISPDLDKKVYVMVLATGLSNDMIPSNVELVSYESNSKKLVKKTSYGTKTSSQLLDEENDNESSSTKTEAQSVDEEKLNSSKKIFSEIMEEESDADLKILSDVIMELQENITDSDQWEELRKASSSLAGTAQMFDFDDISKTMNLAEDFLASIIYKDLFFEQVLELFTDIPNHLQLMIRNEADSMKWAQEFKVKADLLAKSIRSNDISTKEDFVKELEKINKDMDKHLVESGYDTESGPASTGDSKMDSEKTSKDVSNVNDAMQYVKSLLRKDENPSK is encoded by the coding sequence ATGAAAGAGGACAAGAAAATTACATTTCAAAGTGATACTGACAAAGAGTTAGAAGCCCTGCTTAAATCGCATAAAACGGTGATCAAGGTCATTGGGACGGGGGGCGCTGGGAATAATACCATTTCCAGGCTATTAGAAGCAGGTATTGATGATGTTCAAACCTATGCCATTAATACCGATGCCCAGGATCTCCTTTTTACAAATGCTGATCATAAAATCCTGATTGGTAGAGAAATTACTAGTGGCCTGGGTGCAGGGAGTGATCCTAAAGTGGGTGAAGATTCGGCGGTTGAAAATGAGAATGAAATAAAAGCAATTGTAAGTGATGCGGATTTAGTTTTTGTCACGTGTGGACTGGGTGGCGGTACTGGAACCGGTTCTGCACCGATTATAGCCGAATTGGCAAAAGAAGCAGGTGCATTAACCATATCTATAACAACATTGCCATTTTCAGAAGAAGGGGTAATGAGAAGAAATAATGCTGAGTATGGGCTGGAGCGGTTAAAAAAGAATTCCGATACCCTTATTGTAATTGAAAATGACAAATTGTTGGAGATTGATCCTGATGTGTCTTTGGATGAGGCGTTTCGTGTAGCTGACGATGTTTTAGTAAACGCTGTCAAAGGGATAACTGAATTGGTTACGCAAAAGGGCTTGGTTAATTTGGATTTTGCAGATATTCGAACAATAATGAAAGACGGTGGAACTGCATTAATCGGGATGGCTGAAAGTGAGTCACCTGATAGGGCCATAGATGCTGTTGAAAAAGCAGTAGCAAATCCCTTGATTGATCTAAAAATTGACGGTGCAAAAAGTGCATTGCTCAATATAACCGGCGGCAGGGATATGACAATCAGAGATGCAAAAACAGCCATGCATACTTTGGCGCGAAAATTAGATAAATCTGCAAAGATCATCTGGGGGGCTCGTATAAGTCCGGACCTTGATAAAAAAGTTTACGTGATGGTTTTAGCCACAGGGTTGAGTAATGATATGATTCCTTCTAATGTAGAATTGGTTTCCTATGAGAGTAACTCTAAAAAATTGGTCAAAAAAACATCTTACGGAACAAAAACCTCTTCCCAGCTCCTTGATGAAGAAAACGATAATGAAAGTTCATCTACGAAGACCGAAGCGCAATCTGTTGATGAAGAAAAACTAAACAGCTCTAAAAAGATTTTTTCTGAAATTATGGAAGAGGAGTCTGATGCAGATTTAAAGATTCTTTCTGATGTTATAATGGAACTTCAAGAAAACATCACTGACAGTGATCAATGGGAAGAACTAAGGAAAGCAAGTTCTTCACTAGCTGGAACAGCACAAATGTTTGATTTCGATGATATTTCCAAGACGATGAACTTGGCCGAAGATTTCTTGGCCAGTATTATTTATAAAGATTTATTCTTTGAACAAGTTCTCGAATTGTTTACGGATATCCCAAACCATCTGCAATTGATGATCCGGAATGAGGCGGATTCCATGAAATGGGCACAAGAATTTAAAGTTAAAGCTGATTTATTAGCGAAATCAATTCGCAGCAATGATATTTCTACAAAAGAAGATTTCGTAAAAGAGTTAGAGAAGATTAACAAAGATATGGATAAGCATTTGGTTGAATCCGGTTATGATACAGAATCGGGTCCAGCTTCAACAGGGGACTCAAAAATGGATAGTGAAAAAACCTCGAAAGATGTTTCGAATGTAAATGATGCAATGCAATATGTGAAAAGCTTATTGCGCAAAGACGAAAATCCGTCAAAATAA